The following proteins come from a genomic window of Bactrocera tryoni isolate S06 chromosome 1, CSIRO_BtryS06_freeze2, whole genome shotgun sequence:
- the LOC120772108 gene encoding uncharacterized protein LOC120772108 translates to MEPFNVIQTKAKRVRSNPTKKWLLEEEKLLVEFLTHNREFEKPTSQIYYRRFARESNIAVDWKVTRSKVRYMRITYNKAKAWARSTGAESMDGETMKSRILFMKWMKFSAVHWLSQQ, encoded by the exons ATGGAGCCGTTTAATGTTATACAA ACAAAAGCAAAGCGGGTGCGTTCCAACCCAACAAAGAAGTGGCTGTTGGAAGAAGAGAAATTATTGGTGGAATTTTTGACGCATAACAGGGAATTTGAG AAGCCAACGTCTCAAATTTATTATAGACGTTTTGCAAGAGAGAGCAACATTGCGGTGGACTGGAAAGTGACACGCTCGAAGGTGCGGTATATGCGTATAACATATAACAAAGCAAAAGCATGGGCGCGCTCGACTGGTGCAGAGAGTATGGATGGCGAAACTATGAAAAGtaggattttg tttatgaaatggaTGAAATTTTCGGCGGTACACTGGTTGAGTCAGCAGTGA
- the LOC120772089 gene encoding transmembrane and coiled-coil domains protein 2 isoform X2 codes for MKNQIKLSRERSNRGDSTDSAGQHDRLAFSGTALSAVTSSTAGSTVVGTTGTLGGAGASGTSLATTTSTGGVSSYGSSTMTGCIGSGNSGATVATFRGFRSHSPSSRRSRERSRREFQRTHGSDQGGLLAYSGLSGLSIGGISSGGVGIGAGGVSGGFIVGGGDGSTLDGMGGISAEDSRLSGNEDLCYQSFASDEQDGTQVGADGSKKHHRRHERTSSLQALDRLNTKIQCTKESIRKEQTARDDNVNEYLKLAASADKQQLQRIKAVFEKKNQKSAHSISQLQKKLDNYTKRAKDLTNHQFANKSQHRQPREVLRDVGQGLRNVGGNIRDGITGFSGSVMSKPREFAHLIKNKFGSADNINQMSETEINNINMPVNAELIGSSTPSNNIAATSTGSGNTGGAGSGKFNSDNGSECSSVTSESIPAGSGKSQSGASQYHLVLKSLLTELAERKDEIEKLKERVERLETAQKELNSLTATLEGERYRAESLEEQINDLTELHQNEIENLKQTIADMEEKVQYQSDERLRDVNEVLENCQTRISKMEHLSQQQYVTVEGIDNSNARALVVKLINVVLTVLQVVLLLVATAAGIIMPFLKTRVRVLTTFLFIFFIIFVIRQWPDVQDIGAGLMRHLKESLVVK; via the exons ATGAAGAACCAAATTAAAC TGTCACGTGAACGAAGTAATCGCGGTGATAGCACCGATTCGGCGGGCCAGCACGACCGTTTGGCTTTCAGCGGCACAGCGTTATCAGCGGTGACGTCCTCAACGGCCGGATCGACGGTGGTCGGCACCACCGGCACACTGGGCGGCGCCGGCGCATCGGGTACCTCGCTCGCGACCACCACATCGACGGGCGGTGTCAGCAGTTACGGCAGCAGCACTATGACCGGTTGTATCGGCAGCGGCAACAGTGGCGCCACTGTCGCCACATTTCGCGGCTTCCGTAGCCACTCGCCGTCGAGTCGACGCAGTCGCGAACGCAGCCGGCGCGAGTTCCAGCGCACACATGGCTCCGATCAGGGCGGTCTATTGGCCTACAGCGGTCTGAGCGGTTTAAGTATCGGCGGAATCAGCAGTGGTGGTGTTGGCATCGGTGCGGGGGGCGTCAGCGGCGGCTTCATAGTGGGCGGTGGTGATGGTAGCACACTGGATGGTATGGGTGGCATTTCCGCCGAGGATTCGCGTCTTTCAG GCAACGAGGATCTCTGCTATCAGTCGTTCGCTTCCGACGAACAGGATGGCACACAAGTGGGCGCGGATGGCAGCAAGAAACACCATCGACGACATGAACGTACCTCCAGCCTGCAAGCGCTCGATCGTCTCAACACGAAAATCCAATGTACGAAAGAGTCCATACGGAAGGAACAAACAGCCCGAGATG ATAACGTGAATGAGTATTTGAAGTTGGCGGCCAGTGCTGATAAGCAGCAATTACAGCGAATAAAG GCCGTCTTCGAGAAGAAAAACCAGAAAAGCGCACACAGTATCTCACAGCTACAAAAGAAACTTGACAACTACACTAAGCGAGCGAAAGATCTAACCAATCATCAATTCGCGAATAAAAGTCAGCATCGCCAGCCGCGCGAAGTGTTACGAGATGTGGGCCAGGGCTTGAG AAATGTCGGTGGCAATATACGCGACGGTATTACCGGCTTTTCTGGTTCGGTGATGTCTAAGCCGCGTGAATTCGCACATTTAATTAAGAACAAATTCGGTAGCGCCGATAATATTAATCAAATGTCAG AAACTGAAATCAACAACATTAACATGCCCGTCAATGCTGAACTGATTGGCAGTTCGACGCCGAGTAATAACATAGCGGCCACCTCCACCGGTTCGGGTAACACTGGTGGCGCGGGTAGCGGTAAATTTAATAGCGATAACGGTAGTGAATGCAGCAGCGTCACCAGCGAGAGCATACCAGCCGG CTCTGGCAAGAGTCAATCGGGCGCGAGTCAATATCATCTTGTGCTCAAATCGCTTTTAACCGAATTGGCTGAGCGAAAAGATGAAATCGAAAAACTAAAAGAACGTGTTGAAAGACTAGAG acTGCACAAAAGGAATTAAACAGTTTAACTGCAACGCTAGAAGGTGAACGGTACCGTGCCGAAAGTTTAGAGGAGCAAATTAACGATTTAACCGAACTGCATCAG AATGAAATCGAAAACCTAAAGCAAACAATTGCCGATATGGAGGAAAAGGTGCAATATCAAAGTGATGAGCGACTGCGCGATGTTAATGAAGTACTGGAAAATTGCCAAACGCGG ATATCCAAAATGGAACATTTATCACAACAACAGTACGTTACCGTCGAGGGTATAGACAATTCGAATGCACGAGCGCTCGTCGTCAAGCTCATTAATGTCGTTTTAACTGTATTACAAGTGGTGTTGTTATTGGTAGCGACGGCAGCAGGCATTATAATGCCGTTCTTGAAGACGAG aGTGCGCGTGCTGACGACATTCTTATTCATATTCTTCATTATATTTGTGATACGACAATGGCCGGATGTGCAAGACATCGGCGCTGGACTGATGCGACACTTAAAGGAATCACTGGTTGTCAAATGA
- the LOC120772089 gene encoding transmembrane and coiled-coil domains protein 2 isoform X3 yields MDSVHMTRTAGGSGTQLSSLLSTSTAATATATATNSAATTPAKDHHNNNLLLLSRVAGSGQLRTSRSPSDTRSSEQSNEDLCYQSFASDEQDGTQVGADGSKKHHRRHERTSSLQALDRLNTKIQCTKESIRKEQTARDDNVNEYLKLAASADKQQLQRIKAVFEKKNQKSAHSISQLQKKLDNYTKRAKDLTNHQFANKSQHRQPREVLRDVGQGLRNVGGNIRDGITGFSGSVMSKPREFAHLIKNKFGSADNINQMSETEINNINMPVNAELIGSSTPSNNIAATSTGSGNTGGAGSGKFNSDNGSECSSVTSESIPAGSGKSQSGASQYHLVLKSLLTELAERKDEIEKLKERVERLETAQKELNSLTATLEGERYRAESLEEQINDLTELHQNEIENLKQTIADMEEKVQYQSDERLRDVNEVLENCQTRISKMEHLSQQQYVTVEGIDNSNARALVVKLINVVLTVLQVVLLLVATAAGIIMPFLKTRVRVLTTFLFIFFIIFVIRQWPDVQDIGAGLMRHLKESLVVK; encoded by the exons ATGGACTCAGTACATATGACGCGTACTGCTGGTGGTAGTGGTACACAATTATCGTCATTACTCTCAAcctcaacagcagcaacagcaacagcaacagcaacgaaTAGTGCCGCAACAACGCCAGCGAAAGATCATCATAAtaacaatttgttgttgcttagtcGAGTCGCAGGAAGCGGACAGTTGCGCACAAGTAGATCTCCATCAGACACACGCAGTTCCGAACAAA GCAACGAGGATCTCTGCTATCAGTCGTTCGCTTCCGACGAACAGGATGGCACACAAGTGGGCGCGGATGGCAGCAAGAAACACCATCGACGACATGAACGTACCTCCAGCCTGCAAGCGCTCGATCGTCTCAACACGAAAATCCAATGTACGAAAGAGTCCATACGGAAGGAACAAACAGCCCGAGATG ATAACGTGAATGAGTATTTGAAGTTGGCGGCCAGTGCTGATAAGCAGCAATTACAGCGAATAAAG GCCGTCTTCGAGAAGAAAAACCAGAAAAGCGCACACAGTATCTCACAGCTACAAAAGAAACTTGACAACTACACTAAGCGAGCGAAAGATCTAACCAATCATCAATTCGCGAATAAAAGTCAGCATCGCCAGCCGCGCGAAGTGTTACGAGATGTGGGCCAGGGCTTGAG AAATGTCGGTGGCAATATACGCGACGGTATTACCGGCTTTTCTGGTTCGGTGATGTCTAAGCCGCGTGAATTCGCACATTTAATTAAGAACAAATTCGGTAGCGCCGATAATATTAATCAAATGTCAG AAACTGAAATCAACAACATTAACATGCCCGTCAATGCTGAACTGATTGGCAGTTCGACGCCGAGTAATAACATAGCGGCCACCTCCACCGGTTCGGGTAACACTGGTGGCGCGGGTAGCGGTAAATTTAATAGCGATAACGGTAGTGAATGCAGCAGCGTCACCAGCGAGAGCATACCAGCCGG CTCTGGCAAGAGTCAATCGGGCGCGAGTCAATATCATCTTGTGCTCAAATCGCTTTTAACCGAATTGGCTGAGCGAAAAGATGAAATCGAAAAACTAAAAGAACGTGTTGAAAGACTAGAG acTGCACAAAAGGAATTAAACAGTTTAACTGCAACGCTAGAAGGTGAACGGTACCGTGCCGAAAGTTTAGAGGAGCAAATTAACGATTTAACCGAACTGCATCAG AATGAAATCGAAAACCTAAAGCAAACAATTGCCGATATGGAGGAAAAGGTGCAATATCAAAGTGATGAGCGACTGCGCGATGTTAATGAAGTACTGGAAAATTGCCAAACGCGG ATATCCAAAATGGAACATTTATCACAACAACAGTACGTTACCGTCGAGGGTATAGACAATTCGAATGCACGAGCGCTCGTCGTCAAGCTCATTAATGTCGTTTTAACTGTATTACAAGTGGTGTTGTTATTGGTAGCGACGGCAGCAGGCATTATAATGCCGTTCTTGAAGACGAG aGTGCGCGTGCTGACGACATTCTTATTCATATTCTTCATTATATTTGTGATACGACAATGGCCGGATGTGCAAGACATCGGCGCTGGACTGATGCGACACTTAAAGGAATCACTGGTTGTCAAATGA
- the LOC120772089 gene encoding transmembrane and coiled-coil domains protein 1 isoform X1 → MDSVHMTRTAGGSGTQLSSLLSTSTAATATATATNSAATTPAKDHHNNNLLLLSRVAGSGQLRTSRSPSDTRSSEQMSRERSNRGDSTDSAGQHDRLAFSGTALSAVTSSTAGSTVVGTTGTLGGAGASGTSLATTTSTGGVSSYGSSTMTGCIGSGNSGATVATFRGFRSHSPSSRRSRERSRREFQRTHGSDQGGLLAYSGLSGLSIGGISSGGVGIGAGGVSGGFIVGGGDGSTLDGMGGISAEDSRLSGNEDLCYQSFASDEQDGTQVGADGSKKHHRRHERTSSLQALDRLNTKIQCTKESIRKEQTARDDNVNEYLKLAASADKQQLQRIKAVFEKKNQKSAHSISQLQKKLDNYTKRAKDLTNHQFANKSQHRQPREVLRDVGQGLRNVGGNIRDGITGFSGSVMSKPREFAHLIKNKFGSADNINQMSETEINNINMPVNAELIGSSTPSNNIAATSTGSGNTGGAGSGKFNSDNGSECSSVTSESIPAGSGKSQSGASQYHLVLKSLLTELAERKDEIEKLKERVERLETAQKELNSLTATLEGERYRAESLEEQINDLTELHQNEIENLKQTIADMEEKVQYQSDERLRDVNEVLENCQTRISKMEHLSQQQYVTVEGIDNSNARALVVKLINVVLTVLQVVLLLVATAAGIIMPFLKTRVRVLTTFLFIFFIIFVIRQWPDVQDIGAGLMRHLKESLVVK, encoded by the exons ATGGACTCAGTACATATGACGCGTACTGCTGGTGGTAGTGGTACACAATTATCGTCATTACTCTCAAcctcaacagcagcaacagcaacagcaacagcaacgaaTAGTGCCGCAACAACGCCAGCGAAAGATCATCATAAtaacaatttgttgttgcttagtcGAGTCGCAGGAAGCGGACAGTTGCGCACAAGTAGATCTCCATCAGACACACGCAGTTCCGAACAAA TGTCACGTGAACGAAGTAATCGCGGTGATAGCACCGATTCGGCGGGCCAGCACGACCGTTTGGCTTTCAGCGGCACAGCGTTATCAGCGGTGACGTCCTCAACGGCCGGATCGACGGTGGTCGGCACCACCGGCACACTGGGCGGCGCCGGCGCATCGGGTACCTCGCTCGCGACCACCACATCGACGGGCGGTGTCAGCAGTTACGGCAGCAGCACTATGACCGGTTGTATCGGCAGCGGCAACAGTGGCGCCACTGTCGCCACATTTCGCGGCTTCCGTAGCCACTCGCCGTCGAGTCGACGCAGTCGCGAACGCAGCCGGCGCGAGTTCCAGCGCACACATGGCTCCGATCAGGGCGGTCTATTGGCCTACAGCGGTCTGAGCGGTTTAAGTATCGGCGGAATCAGCAGTGGTGGTGTTGGCATCGGTGCGGGGGGCGTCAGCGGCGGCTTCATAGTGGGCGGTGGTGATGGTAGCACACTGGATGGTATGGGTGGCATTTCCGCCGAGGATTCGCGTCTTTCAG GCAACGAGGATCTCTGCTATCAGTCGTTCGCTTCCGACGAACAGGATGGCACACAAGTGGGCGCGGATGGCAGCAAGAAACACCATCGACGACATGAACGTACCTCCAGCCTGCAAGCGCTCGATCGTCTCAACACGAAAATCCAATGTACGAAAGAGTCCATACGGAAGGAACAAACAGCCCGAGATG ATAACGTGAATGAGTATTTGAAGTTGGCGGCCAGTGCTGATAAGCAGCAATTACAGCGAATAAAG GCCGTCTTCGAGAAGAAAAACCAGAAAAGCGCACACAGTATCTCACAGCTACAAAAGAAACTTGACAACTACACTAAGCGAGCGAAAGATCTAACCAATCATCAATTCGCGAATAAAAGTCAGCATCGCCAGCCGCGCGAAGTGTTACGAGATGTGGGCCAGGGCTTGAG AAATGTCGGTGGCAATATACGCGACGGTATTACCGGCTTTTCTGGTTCGGTGATGTCTAAGCCGCGTGAATTCGCACATTTAATTAAGAACAAATTCGGTAGCGCCGATAATATTAATCAAATGTCAG AAACTGAAATCAACAACATTAACATGCCCGTCAATGCTGAACTGATTGGCAGTTCGACGCCGAGTAATAACATAGCGGCCACCTCCACCGGTTCGGGTAACACTGGTGGCGCGGGTAGCGGTAAATTTAATAGCGATAACGGTAGTGAATGCAGCAGCGTCACCAGCGAGAGCATACCAGCCGG CTCTGGCAAGAGTCAATCGGGCGCGAGTCAATATCATCTTGTGCTCAAATCGCTTTTAACCGAATTGGCTGAGCGAAAAGATGAAATCGAAAAACTAAAAGAACGTGTTGAAAGACTAGAG acTGCACAAAAGGAATTAAACAGTTTAACTGCAACGCTAGAAGGTGAACGGTACCGTGCCGAAAGTTTAGAGGAGCAAATTAACGATTTAACCGAACTGCATCAG AATGAAATCGAAAACCTAAAGCAAACAATTGCCGATATGGAGGAAAAGGTGCAATATCAAAGTGATGAGCGACTGCGCGATGTTAATGAAGTACTGGAAAATTGCCAAACGCGG ATATCCAAAATGGAACATTTATCACAACAACAGTACGTTACCGTCGAGGGTATAGACAATTCGAATGCACGAGCGCTCGTCGTCAAGCTCATTAATGTCGTTTTAACTGTATTACAAGTGGTGTTGTTATTGGTAGCGACGGCAGCAGGCATTATAATGCCGTTCTTGAAGACGAG aGTGCGCGTGCTGACGACATTCTTATTCATATTCTTCATTATATTTGTGATACGACAATGGCCGGATGTGCAAGACATCGGCGCTGGACTGATGCGACACTTAAAGGAATCACTGGTTGTCAAATGA